A stretch of DNA from Takifugu rubripes chromosome 15, fTakRub1.2, whole genome shotgun sequence:
AGAGATTTACTGtagtggctggtgtgtgtgtatatacgtaCGGTGTAGATACGCACTGGTGTacagtgtatgtgtgtacggtgtatgtgtgtacggtgtatgtgtgtacggtgtatgtgtgtacggtgtatgtgtgtacagtatatgtgtgtacGGTGTATGTGTGTACGGTGTACGTGTGTACAGTATTTTAGAAGCAGTATCCCAGATGATGCACCATACCAACAttgttgtgtgtgcatgcctgcaGAATAAAGATCCCAAGATGGCGCGTGTGGCTTTAGAGTCACTCTATCGCCTGCTGTGGGTCTACATGATCCGAATAAAGTGTGAAAGCAACACTGCAACACAGAGGTAACAGCCACATTCCTTCTCATGGTCTAGATGAGAAGCCCCTCCTTCTCGCTACTTCTGATAGTATCATTAATTACAGGTTAATAATTAAGTCATGTCGTAAAAATCAACTGCAATTATGTGTTGACTGTAttctctctgcttctttcccCAGTCGTCTGACATCTATCACCTCCACTCTGTTCCCCAAAGGGAGTCGGAGCGTTGTTCCTAGAGACATGCCTCTTAATATTTTTGTCAAGATAATCCAGTTTattgcacaggtgtgtgtgtgtgtgtgtgatgcctaATTGCATGTCCTAATTTAGGCATTGGTCAGAGcttaaaaaatggattttgttACCCGTCGGCATAGTTATTCATGAGCCGGGGAACAGTGCAGGTCActggttattttaaaaattcatcaGAATCCATTATTGAAATGGAACAAATTCTCATTATTGGCTCTAAAAATGATGGAACATCACATTGAAAAGGGCTCATGGCTTTTCAAGGAATGGAACAACTTCTGCATCTTATATAAATCAGGAGGACAGTTGATGTTATTAAATGAGTCCAGGACTTTAAGAACTTTTGAAGAACTTCTATACTGCAACATGTCCAATGTGTAGATTTGCCCTTGTATTGGATGTGtgtctgcttctctctgcaCTGACTGAAATGATTTGCTCCTTTGTACAGGAGAGACTGGATTTTGCCATGAAAGAGATCATATTTGATCTGCTTAGTGTTGGGAAGCCTGCTAAAGCCTTCAGCCTTAACCCCGAGGTAGGGCGCCCGCTCCAGGAACGCTACCCAATTCAGACTCATAGTGACTGAATTGTTTAttacttttgttctttttaaaatgctcaACATTTTAACAACTTGCTGccaatctgctgctgctgtggaatctTTATTTTTGCATCCAGTAATTTTTTCCTTCTGAACTAGCGTATGAATATAGGTCTGCGGGCTTTCCTGGTGATAGCAGATGCACTGCAGCAGAAGGATGGAGAGCCTCCGATGCCCAACACAGGAGCCACTCTACCCTCTGGAAACtctctgaagaagaagaaaacatatcTGAGCAAAACTCTTACTGAAGAGGAAGCCAAACTGATAggtctgtgtgtacgtgtgcacgGATGCAAGGCTCCATTCAGTGTTGTTTCAAACGCCTTCTTTCTCCACAGGTATGTCATTGTACTACTCCCAGGTGCGAAAGTCTCTGGATAATATTTTGAGACACTTGGACAAGGAGGTGGGACGTTGCATGATGCTCACAAGCGTCCAAATGCTGAACAAAGAACCAGAGGATATGATCACGTATGTGACAAAAACAACgattttctcttccttcattttgaATGGAATTGTAAAAGCAGCtaattgtctttcttttcttgacaGCGGGGAAAGGAAACCTAAAATTGACCTGTTCAGGACCTGTGTGGCTGCAATTCCTCGCATCCTCCCTGATGCCATGTCTAAATCTGAGCTCATCGACCTTCTGTCCCGGTGAGTGAGAGGTGTAACGAGGTAACGGGGGTGTTATCAGCACAGTAATGATGAAGGCTTCATTTCTACCCTCAGACTTACTGTGCACATGGATGACGAGCTTCGCCTTATTGCGCAGAACTCTCTGCAGAGCCTTCTGCTGGATTTCTCAGACTGGAGGGAAGATGTCCTGTTTGGCTACACTCATTTCCTTCTGCGTGAGGTAAAACTGACAGAATGCTGGCTCATATCAAATTTAAACCTGCCACTCAAATGAATTATTTTTAGTTTACTTGCAATTAATCTTAGGCAAATCCTTACATACATTGATAAAATAGAGAAAAGTAACTGAAAACCAAATTAAAAGTATCAAACTGACTCAAAATGTCGTACCCCTTTCATTTTAGGATCCCTTAAACCTTCCAGACTTAAATACATGTCAGTTTTTCTAATTCCTTTAGGTCCAAGACACCCATCAAGGTCTGCAGGATGCCTCTGtgaagctcctgctgcagctgctgacacaGTGGAGGTTAGCTTTGCAACTCCAGGGGAAAGTCCGTGGAGGAGTTGAGGTTAGTACAACCTGACGTGCAATCTTTCACTCTGATTTTGGTCTGAGCCTCTAAATGCTTCATTTTAAGAATACATGTGCAACAAAATAGTAGAACGCACAAGCTCCTGTTTCCTGCGAATGAtggtttctccttttcttcttgtcTGTGCATCAGTCCAGCCCCAGACTGCCAGAGCGAAGCCCTCACTGCTCCGTGCTCCATGCAGTCGAGGGActtgctctgctgcttctctgctccTGTCAGACCAGCACCAGAAAGCTGGCAGTAGGTGTGTTAAGAGAAATACGCTGCCTCTTCACAGCGCTTGGACATGCTGAGGTACAGgacaccctaacctaacctaacctaacctaacctaacctaacctaacctaacctaacctaacctaaccctaacctaaccttcaTTAAACAAGCACAGCTTCACACTCCCAGTTCATCGATATTTCGGGAACATTTCTGGAACAGATGGGGTCAAACGGGGTTAAACCTGTCAATATTACATGAAAGAAGGCCCCTAATTTATCAAATAGGCACTGAATGACTTCTGTCACATTGCTTGCCAGTGTCTGAAACTAGCTTGTGGTGTTCTTCCAGGATGATGACAAACCCATGATAGAGATCATGGACCAGCTGAGCCCAGCGGTAATGAACAGCTTTGTTCACGTGGCCGTCTCTGACTCGGTGAGGGTGTTTCTCTTCCATATCTCCATGAAATCAAGTGAATAGTGTCCTCCAGTCCTCATGGCTCTCCTGCCTCCATCGGCCCTCTCTCAGGCCACGCTGCCTCTCAGCCACCACATTGACCTGCAGTGGTTGGTGGAATGGTCGGCCCGGCTGGTGAGCAGCTCGTATGACGTGAAGAGCCCCAGCCATGTCTGGATTTTTGCTCAGTGTGTGAAGGATCCATGGGTGCTCTGTCTTCACACCTTCCTGCGTCAGGAGAATCTGCCGAAACACTGCCCCGTTGCCCTGGGATACGCCTGGCCTTATGTGTTCACCCGACTGCAACTTTTGCTGCCACTAGTGGACCCTAAGTACGTGAGAACCCAGGGTAACTACACATATATCATTAACGGTGGGAATACCTAACCCTGCGCTCGTCTTCTTGTAGCAGCCCTGTAAATGCCAAAAAGACCAACACCGCCGGCTCGAGTGACAGCTACATCTCTCTGTGGCGAAACTACCTGATCCTCTGTCTCGCTGTGGCCAAGCCGAGCATCATGTCTCCTGGCCACCTGAGAGCTTCCACCCCAGAAATCACTGCAACTACTCCTGATGGCAGTGTGACGTACGACAACAAGGTAGCTTCTGAAGCTAGAGCACGCACATCCGTGGTCCTGGATCAGGTTCACGCTCGTTATATTGTCTTTCAGGTGATAGGGACACCGTCAGTGGCCTGGCTTCTGAAGCAACTCGTTCCTCTGATGAGAGCTGAGAGTTTGGAGATTACAGAGTCTCTGGTGCTTGGGTTCGGATGCACAAATGCTCTGGTCTTTAGGTATGAACGTCCAGCACAACTAAGGCTTCCAACGGGGGACTCTGTCAGTTCCAAAATGATTGATTTATGCTCACATTCATGAGCCGCACAGCTGGTTGGAGCTGTGGTCCCGTAGAATCTTGTTCAGTGGGAGACAAACATGAAAGCTTGAAAGCAACGATAATAGATGAAGGATCACGGCATCACGAATCCTCATCGAGACCTTTCTTAGAAGCATGTGGACAGTTCTCCCAGCACAAACATTTCTATTGTGAAAACCAGGTATTTAAATGGATTATCTATTTAAATGGATTATCTATTTAAATGGATTATCTATTTATATGGATTATCTATTTATATGGATTATCTATTTAAATGGATTATCTATTTATATGGATTATCTATTTATATGGATTATCTATTTGTAACCTGGAATATTTTGCAAAAGAATTCTCTTTTTTATGAAAGAGATTAAGGTctaaacagaaaaatgtgtctcatgATCCTTTGAGGATTCAAGTTTTTAAGGTATGtgatgtttctgttttattgctttaaacTAGGTTGTTCTTCTGCTGACAGGAGGTTTTATTTAATtagtttcattaaaaaaaaccaaacaattgATTTTATCTCCAGGGAACTAGTTGAAGAACTCCATCCACTTATGAAAGAGGCCCTTGAGCGTCGGCCTGAGGTAATACGATACGTGATGATGAGAGAAACGTGATTTAAGCTTTTCAAATCAGTGCACGTGAAAGACCAGATGTGTGCATGTGGCTTCAGAACAAGAAAcgcagagagaggagggacctgctgcggctgcagctgctgaggatcTTTGAGCTACTGGCTAATGCAGGAGTCATCAGTGAcaggtaccacacacacacacacacgctcacacacacacgctcacacacacacgctcacacgctcacacacacacacgctcacacacacacacacgcacacacacacacgctcacacacacacacgctcacacacacgctcacacacacacgctcacacacacacacgctcacacacacgctcacacacacacactcacacacacacacacgctcacacacacacgctcacacacacacacacacacacacgctcacacacgctcacacacacacacaaggatctTTGAGCTACTGGCTAATGCAGGAGTCATCAGTGAcaggtaccacacacacacacacacacacacacacacacacacgcacgctcacacacacacgctcacacacacgctcacacacacacactcacacacacacacacgctcacacacacacacacacacacacgctcacacacacacacaaggatctTTGAGCTACTGGCTAATGCAGGAGTCATCAGTGAcaggtaccacacacacacacacacacgctcacacacacacacgctcacacacacacacgctcacacgctcacacacacacgctcacacacacacacgctcacacacacacacgctcacacacacacatttatccgTTAGGATTCTTAATTTCCTTGTGTCCCCATTGGCTGCAGCACCAACGGCGCTCTGGAGCGCGACTCTCTGGCGCTGGGCGCCCTGTTTCTTGAATATGTGGATCTAACTCGGATGCTTTTAGAGGCGGAAAATGAGAAAGAGCAGGACGTCCTGAAAGACATCAGAGCCCATTTCAGTGCAATGGTGGCTAATCTCATCCAGTGTGTTCCAGGTAAgtcactgtttttatttctcacaTTATTTGCAAATGCATGTTTCCAAATATTAATTTGAAAACtgtctccccccccttccccccccgaATGGTTCAGTCCACCACAGGCGCTTTCTCTTCCCCCAGCAGTCTCTGCGCCATcatctcttcatcctcttcagtcAGTGGGCCGGCCCGTTCAGCGTCATGTTCACGCCCCTCGATCGTTACAGCGACCGCAACCACCAGATCACTCGTTACCAGTActgtgctctgaaggtgtggACGCGCTTCCTGTCACGTATGTCACACCGGGCTGTGCATTAACCTTTACTGCCCCGCAGGCCATGTCAGCCGTCCTGTGTTGTGGTCCAGTGTTCGACAACGTGGGTCTGTCTACTGACGGCTATCTTTACAAATGGCTCGACAACATCTTGGCCTGCCACGACATACGGGTAGGTCTACTTTGCTCTAAAGTTTATGCCTAAATGCGTTAGATGTGGATCGGTCCATCACACACTTCTGACCGTGTTCCAGGTTCACCGTCTGGGGTGTGAGGTGGTCATACTGCTATTAGAGCTGAACCCAGATCAGATCAATCTGTTCAACTGGGCGGTAGACCGCTGCTTCACTGGATCTTACCAGCTAGCATCTGGCTGCTTTAAAGCCATTGCTACAGTCTGCGGGAACAGGTGGGTCGTGTATCTTTGTGTCTATTTTTCTGACCTTTtctaagaaaaaaagaagagttcaaacacacacacatatgtgtttGGCTTTTGCAGGAATTATCCTTGTGACCTCGTGACTCTACTCAACCTGGTGTTGTTCAAGGCCTCCGACACCAGCAGAGAAATATACGAGATCTCGATGCAGCTCATGCAGGTACGTGCATCTGCCACAGGCTGCAGgaatctttcctgtttccacagaCAATGTCACAttcctgcaggtgctggagtCCAAGCTGTGTTCCTACTCTAAACGGATGGTGGAGCAAAAGCCTGGGAATCTTTTGTATGGAACGCACGGCCCCCTACCCCCCCTGTACAGTGTCAACCTGTCCCAGCTCTCCATCCAGCTGGCCAGCATGTATCCCGAGCTCACTTTGCCTCTTTTCTCTGGTAGGTTTTTTAGTTATTTCTGAAGCACTTGCCAAGTCTGTCAGCACGGAGACGGCGGTTCTGTTGGATTCATTTGGTGATCAAACACTTGTTCGGCTTGTAAGGCTGTTTTTCCCTGTGCAGAGGTTAGCCAACGTTTCCCCACCACTCACCCGAATGGAAGACAAATCATGCTGTCCTACCTGTTACCCTGGCTTAGTAACATTGAGCTCGTGGACACGGGGCTTCCACCAGCCTCAAGTCCGTGCACACCAGAGGAGGAACCCGGCCAGGGACAAGCCCTGGGGATATCTCCCAGTCTGAGAGGTAACGGCTGGGGCTCCCTGCAGGCAACCTCGCTGGTCCTCAACAACCTCATGTTTATGACTGCTAAGGTAGGAAATCATCCATGCTGGCAGAAGTCTGTCGTCATTAACAACTTCTGCTGTCTTTGAAATGGATTGTTATCGTTTCATTGTTAGTACGGAGACGAGGTTCCTGGCCCAGAGATTGAGAATGCTTGGAATGCTTTAGTGTCTAATGAGAGGTGGAGCAACAACCTACGGATCACCCTGCAGTTCCTCGTCAGCCTTTGTGGAGTCAGCAGTGACACTACCTTGCTTCCTTACGTGAGTGCTGTCTGTACAAACAATAAGAAGTCATTTTCCTCTGCATGAAAACAGCTAAACTAGACTAAATATACAATTTTCCTTAATATTTTTCTAATAGTACCAGTCATAGTAAATTCTGTCTGTACCCATGAAAGATCAAGAAGGTGGTGATCTATTTGTGTCGCAACAACACCATCCAAACGATGGAGGAGCtcctgtttgagctgcagcagaccGACCCCGTCAACCCGGTGGTGCTGCACTGCGATAATCCTCCATTTTACCGCTTCGCTGCCAGCAACAAAGCGTCTACctcacagacaggtgagcaggtttCCCTCGTGTCTCTCAGTGAATAACCACTGAGATTTGGTTGTGTAATATCTGCTGTGATCaggcaccacctccagcagtaACACAGTGGTGGCTGGGCAAGAGAGCCTGcaagacacagaggagagcaaGTTGGTCAGAGAATGTGAAGAGCGGTGAGTAACAGCAGCCCTCACTTGCTCCAGTGTCCAGGGTTCCAGTCAGTCCCATCCAATGTCAGGTTCTTCTTTCAGGAGGGCCAGAGCTCACAACAGGCTGGAGTCTCGCTACAGCAACAGCTCTGGAGGCTCGTATGAGGATGAAAAATGTACGTGTCTTGATTTTTGAGAATGAACATAAATATAATTCCTTTTCATGTGTGTGGGAACATACTGGTCCAAAATCAGCCCTGAATGAGCTCAGCTTCTCCCATCAGTCCAGCGCCAATGATGGCTGCCATCACGGAGACCTCATTTGTTTTGCTATTGAACAACTACAATGATTAAAGTTCATGATAGAATAGCTTTGCTAGTAGAGTATGACAGCACCGCAGTTTCGTGTAGATGCAATTAAAATTCTCGTTTCCTGTGCTGCTAGCAATAAATGTGGGTCACTTTTCACGCGTGTCCGCTCATGCTGGAGCCAAACGGGAGCAGTTTCCTTCACTGAGTCTGTGTTTTGATAGCTGACCCACTGCCTCCATATGCTGGCTGGCTTCTTGGCGTTCTGGAAACCAACCACCCTCAGCCGTTACCCATGCCTGTTAACGGCGGTTGCTGGGCTCCTCTGGTTGATTATCTTCCAGAAACCATTACACCCAGAGGACCACTTCACAGGTATGCTCTAAAGATAGACGTTCTGAAACATGGTTCAGGGCTCCCCAGAGTGGCCTGGCAGAGCATCAAGCAGATGTGTGATTAGAAGAACCTGAGCCAGGGAAACCTGAGCCGTCGGCCTCTGAACAGTGAAACCACCTTTTATCCACCTATGTGCTCTCACATTGATTTGACAGAGGCACCTCTTATTATTTCTCATGAACAAATGACATTCAAACACTGCAGCTATTAGAAACAAGGCCAGTTTTATATATCTAATTAAAAAGATTCCTGTCAAACCAGGCAGTCTAAGAGATTGCCACTTATATGTTAATAGCCATTTATAAGATGAATGAAACCTTTAGAAAATCAATGGTTTATTGGTTATGGCCAGCTAAGGTGTGTGCTGCTCTTCAGGTGTAACATTGCAGTGATCTTTATGACTGAGATGGTGGTGGACCACAGTGTGAGGGAGGACTGGGCCTTACAtctgcccctgctgctgcacGCTCTCTTCCTGGGTGGGTGTCATCACACAACAACACTTTAGAACAAATGTCATTGTTAGAAATCGTATCTGTCGTgataaaatgtttgaaatggGATCTAATGTGGTCCTTTTTTCCAGGTATGGACCATTACAGAGCAGAGGTCTATGAACACAGCAAACgccttcttcttcacctcctcatcGCCCTCTCTTGTAACAACAACTTCCAGGTCAGAAACCTGCAACGTAGATACTTTCCATctttctgtgctcatctcaTTTTTGTAACCTAATGAGTCCCAAAGGCTCTTCTCTTGTCCTCGGTAGCCATTCAGAAGCCTCTTATTTGTTGCGACAGGTTATTGCTTCTGTTCTGATGCTGACAAGAGAAATCAGTGACAACAAAACCCTCACCATTAAGTCCAGCTACCCAATGGAATACCAAGCAACAGGTAAGAGGAAAACcccaaacacatttcttttccCTTTGAGCTGTAACATCAGCATCTATACAGTCATGTTTAACGCTGACGTCGGCGTTCTAAAACAGTGACGCGTCATCAAAATGAGGAAAAGGTTTCATTCTGTGCTCTTTCCTTACTTTGAGGTGCATCTGATTTCCTGCGAGAGTGGCAGGCATCCCCTGTGGTGGACTCTGgcctcagctccacctccaacTCCTCATCGACCAGTCTGGGGGGTGGCAGCACTGCAGGCAGTGTGGGAAATTTACCCTTGGTGACCCCCGATGACCTTGAGGACCTTGAAGATACACCCAACGAAAATGACGAAAAGACGAACAAACTAATCGAGTTCCTTTCCACCAGGTACAGGCGAAGAGCCCACTGACCAATCACACGTCCCCGTTTCATCGAGGCTCAGAAAAGcctgtgtaaatatgtgtgtttgtaaaagCCTCCATTTATTCAGTGGTTGTGTAACTTGgatgtggtgctactggtggtGGGTATACAGTGCCTGGAGTactgtgttgttgttgctcagaGCCATCGGGCCACTGTGGGTGCACGAAGACATCACGCCCAAGAACCCCAACTCCAAGAGCACAGAGCAGCTCTCCAACTTCTTGCGCCATGTCGTCTCTGTCCTCAAAGAATCCAAGTCAGGTGAGAAACCGCAAGTGTTCCCGCTCGAATGTCAAATGTCTCTGTAACAACTCCCAGCAAATATCTCAATCCTGAACCCATCACATATCATCAATAGTCTCCATTCCTTATTATCACTGaggagtttgtgtgtttgctgcattgACGTGTGTTAGCTTCTTTCCGTTCTGCAGACTtccacctggagcagcagctgagcgaCGTTGCTTTACAGACAGCTTTGTGCAGCTCCTCGCGCCACTATGCTGGACGCTCCTTCCAGATCTTCAGGGCCCTCAAACAGCCCATCAACAACCACGCTGTGTCTGACATTGTCTCCCGGCTGGTGGAGGTGGTTGGAGAGCATGGTGATGAGGTGCAGGTGAGTCAAAGGTTGCCAGGGCCACTGACAGCACAGGGCAGGAGGGTGACAGAGGGCTGCTCTTCATGTGCACTCCAGGGCTACGTgatggaggtcctgctgacgcTGGAGTCCGTGGTGGTGAATCTTGCAGAATGTCTGAAGAACACTGACCTTATGGCAGCTCTCACCAGGTAGGCTGAACCTCTGGGGGGCAGGTTAGATATGTAACTAAAGAATATATACTTATATTCACAGGACATCCTCGCCAGACTTTGTAATAAATGACAAACTGATGAACCGGAAGAGCACGGGTCAGCTGAATTTTCCTGGTCCAGGATTCGTTGGTCTGTCGTCACAGCGCCACCAGCGCTCCTACTCAGTCCCGAAGAAGTTTGGTGAATGTGGCTACCAGTCGTGTGATCCTCCTCGCAGTGCCACTCTGGAACGCATACAGGCAAGACTCGCAGATCAGCGACCGCTTGAATTGTTGAGTACGTTTTGCTCAGTTGTTTTGGACTTTGCAGGCCTGCAACAGTCACGGCCTGGCCCGAATTGGAAGAAACCCAGGCTCGTGCACATCGTCAACCAACCGTATTGATCCCAGTGTTCTATCAGATCCTGCCCATGTTTCTCATCCCTCATCAATTCTGGCAACTGTGTTCTGGGTGGCGGTGTCGCTCATGGAATCGGACTTTGAGTTTGAATATCAGATGTCACTTCGTCTTGTTCACAAGTTGCTGTCTAAGGTAAAA
This window harbors:
- the LOC101072372 gene encoding protein furry homolog isoform X6, which encodes MEVPTKWSRASVISFIKGLASPVGLKPPVPPVSGALGERKGPVIMAPVNVDPESKPGEFVLKSLFANFTLLSERKIRIIMAEPLEKPLNKSLQRGEDSQFDQLISSMSSLAEYCLPSILRTLFDWYKRQNGLEDESHEYRPRANTKSKNDEQQKDYLLERRDLAIDFIFSLVLIEVLKQIPLHPLLDGLIQEVINLAFKHFKYKEGYLGPNTGNMHIVADLYAEVVGVVAQSRFPAVRKKFISELKELRQKEQSPYVIQSTISLIMGLKFFRIKMYPVEDFEASFQFMQECAQYFLEVKDKDIKHSLAGLFVEILVPVAATVKNEVNVPCLRNFVDSLYDITLDLSSRKKHSLALYPLVTCLLCVSQKQFFLSRWHIFLNNCLSNLKNKDPKMARVALESLYRLLWVYMIRIKCESNTATQSRLTSITSTLFPKGSRSVVPRDMPLNIFVKIIQFIAQERLDFAMKEIIFDLLSVGKPAKAFSLNPERMNIGLRAFLVIADALQQKDGEPPMPNTGATLPSGNSLKKKKTYLSKTLTEEEAKLIGMSLYYSQVRKSLDNILRHLDKEVGRCMMLTSVQMLNKEPEDMITGERKPKIDLFRTCVAAIPRILPDAMSKSELIDLLSRLTVHMDDELRLIAQNSLQSLLLDFSDWREDVLFGYTHFLLREVQDTHQGLQDASVKLLLQLLTQWRLALQLQGKVRGGVESSPRLPERSPHCSVLHAVEGLALLLLCSCQTSTRKLAVGVLREIRCLFTALGHAEDDDKPMIEIMDQLSPAVMNSFVHVAVSDSATLPLSHHIDLQWLVEWSARLVSSSYDVKSPSHVWIFAQCVKDPWVLCLHTFLRQENLPKHCPVALGYAWPYVFTRLQLLLPLVDPNSPVNAKKTNTAGSSDSYISLWRNYLILCLAVAKPSIMSPGHLRASTPEITATTPDGSVTYDNKVIGTPSVAWLLKQLVPLMRAESLEITESLVLGFGCTNALVFRELVEELHPLMKEALERRPENKKRRERRDLLRLQLLRIFELLANAGVISDSTNGALERDSLALGALFLEYVDLTRMLLEAENEKEQDVLKDIRAHFSAMVANLIQCVPVHHRRFLFPQQSLRHHLFILFSQWAGPFSVMFTPLDRYSDRNHQITRYQYCALKAMSAVLCCGPVFDNVGLSTDGYLYKWLDNILACHDIRVHRLGCEVVILLLELNPDQINLFNWAVDRCFTGSYQLASGCFKAIATVCGNRNYPCDLVTLLNLVLFKASDTSREIYEISMQLMQVLESKLCSYSKRMVEQKPGNLLYGTHGPLPPLYSVNLSQLSIQLASMYPELTLPLFSEVSQRFPTTHPNGRQIMLSYLLPWLSNIELVDTGLPPASSPCTPEEEPGQGQALGISPSLRGNGWGSLQATSLVLNNLMFMTAKYGDEVPGPEIENAWNALVSNERWSNNLRITLQFLVSLCGVSSDTTLLPYIKKVVIYLCRNNTIQTMEELLFELQQTDPVNPVVLHCDNPPFYRFAASNKASTSQTGTTSSSNTVVAGQESLQDTEESKLVRECEERRARAHNRLESRYSNSSGGSYEDEKSDPLPPYAGWLLGVLETNHPQPLPMPVNGGCWAPLVDYLPETITPRGPLHRCNIAVIFMTEMVVDHSVREDWALHLPLLLHALFLGMDHYRAEVYEHSKRLLLHLLIALSCNNNFQVIASVLMLTREISDNKTLTIKSSYPMEYQATGASDFLREWQASPVVDSGLSSTSNSSSTSLGGGSTAGSVGNLPLVTPDDLEDLEDTPNENDEKTNKLIEFLSTSAWSTVLLLLRAIGPLWVHEDITPKNPNSKSTEQLSNFLRHVVSVLKESKSDFHLEQQLSDVALQTALCSSSRHYAGRSFQIFRALKQPINNHAVSDIVSRLVEVVGEHGDEVQGYVMEVLLTLESVVVNLAECLKNTDLMAALTRTSSPDFVINDKLMNRKSTGQLNFPGPGFVGLSSQRHQRSYSVPKKFGECGYQSCDPPRSATLERIQACNSHGLARIGRNPGSCTSSTNRIDPSVLSDPAHVSHPSSILATVFWVAVSLMESDFEFEYQMSLRLVHKLLSKVPLDRAENRERLEKLQAQLAWSGFSGIQQLLLKGFTSQATFDLTLQLFCQLTPVSRVPVVDTSQSIGFPLNVLCLLPHFVQHFGHPTQFCKESAERIAQVCLVEKHTKLSHLAHVMTLYKTRSYTRDPFSWVSVVCRYLHEAFSDITLNMVTYMAELLDKGLPSMQQSLLQIIYCLLSHMDLTAVQVKQFNADVLKTIEKFVQTVHWKDALNILKLVVSRSASLVHPAYGHSQGDLSNLEVSRVWDGSSKALPGKTLDFTFDISQTPVIGRRFDDLQGSGGRAGKARAMAVTRSTSSTSSGSNSNTILVPVSWRRPQYSQKRTREKLVNVLSLCGQEVGLTKNPSVIFSSCGDLDLMEVRESGVSSEEGGTREDTLDDTASEQQFRVFRDFDFLDVELEDGEELQGETMDNFNWGVRRRSLDSTELGDLLEESQHSGSTPSLGHEDPHDSDESSEEEESSTSQSLSHSQLTNPSPSEETNHIDSLFTSYDTSADPQSISAPTPGQGALHGGRSVLHQGACGEDEDTQPQDEELSPSVTELPQGSDGGDSFTLDLPGQQLPSLDTSLHLNYYQPPLDFLDPNCLPSLRDDVDDLEDLGFPPPPSPFFSAILAAFQPAVCDDAEEAWQSHINQLVTDSDGSCAVHTFHVFSSLFKNIQGKFCLLTTDVATYLGEGLRGIGSKFLRSSQMLTTCSDCPTIYVDADTIMSYGLLEKVKFSALELQEYLDTYNSREEAALSWFKNCKDTFPRCPGESVVTCQPGDSEEKQMESLAQLELCQRLYKLHFQILLLFQSYCSLIGQVHAVSSVPELLNMSLELSELRSSLQVAETAIASDLEHMPRHAQAAATVVPSFSSSEAAVQSILECLRSHELTKAVRYIQEFRRRWPCGVFGGSSESEVQTLLNIYFRHQTLGQTGTIALVGSRQDLSLICSKLLELNGEIRDMIRHAQGYRVVTTYLPDSSASGTSL